The Apium graveolens cultivar Ventura chromosome 3, ASM990537v1, whole genome shotgun sequence sequence CATGGTAATTCTTATAGTTTCTTAAATTGGTTACACCAATCTTCGTGTTATGTTGATTCTTCTACTTCTGCATCACCACCCCTATCTGATACTTCTACTATCTCTGTTTCTGATACTTCTACCAATGTGTCACCATCTTGCATTAATACATCTACTCCTGTGTCATCATCTTCTGTTGATACTAATCTCAGTACTCTTGATACTCCAGATATTCAAGTATCTGTCGGAAAGTCCACTAGGAATAAAAGTCTTCTTACTTGGTGGCAAGACTATCATGTTCCTTCTAAAGGTTTTGCTAATTTTGCATTAATTGATCATGGTTGTTATGATTCTAGTGATCAAGTGCTTTAATATATTACTACCAAGTTGTTAAAAATCCTCTTTGGGTCCAAGCCATCATCCTATAAATAAGCTCTCTCTATACTCACTGAAGCTTCTAAGAAAATAACAATGATATTTCTGAGTCTTCTTTACATTACATACATGTTTGTATACATTTCTTCAATTGATTGATTCTACACAAATCTACAAGTACACGTTCCAAAAAGAATAACCAGTTCTTTTTATGACATCTATGAGATAGTCTGCTCCAAAAACATTCATAACCCTATTCGACATGTGTTTAACTAATGACAAAAAATCAACAGACATAATATAGTAATCTTGTACACAAAAAAACAAATTAAACATAAGTAGAAAATGCAAGGGAAAAATATGAATAACATACTAAAAGTTGAGATTATAATTAGACACTAGTTTCTCTAAATATGTATGGCTGCTAATTTTGATATGAGCATACAAGTAAATAGTAATCTTGATACTCATCAAGAACCAAGCAATTATATGTATATGGAGACAAATCGTTACTATGGAGACAATTTCTGTAGAGACTGGAAGCAACTCACACGTATAATCTCTGACACAATAATAACACACACAAGTTTGAGACAAGCTCAAGTTTTTGTTATTTCTTCAGACTACTACTAAAACAGTTTTTACAAGCCATATATCTTTTAGTAATAAGAGATGGAGACTACTTAAAATACTTCCTAAGATAAAAGCCATTGAGACAAAATAGGAACATCCTATTCTTACTCTAAGACTACATATCTACCTACATAAACAGATAACTAAGACCTAGTCTCACTAATCATGACTAATTCATCACAGCAACTTATTTTGACACATGATATAGGAAAATAAATTACACAAGTTTAGATTATAATTCCAACAAGCTCCCCCAATCTAAACTCGATTGCAGCTTTAAACTAATTGCAACTTTTTCACTCCCAACAGCTCACGCATACCTTCGAACTTAGCTCTGCTCAATGCTTTAGTCAACACATCAGCACATTGCTCATTTGTGTTAACATGTCTCAGTATTATATCACCTCGTTCAACACATTCGCGTGTAAAATGGTAGCGAATGTCTATATGTTTACTCCTTTCGTGAAACACCGGGTTCTTGGCCAAGTCTATTGCAGACTTGTTATCAATATAGAGTACAACCGAACCGGGCTTTATATCTGTTATTTTCCTGAGTAGATTATAGAGCCATATCCCCTGACAAGCAGCTGTTGTTGCTGCCATAAACTCAGATTCACAAGACGACAAAGCTACACATTTCTGTTTTTGTGACACCCAAGTGATGAGATTCTCTTTCAAGTAAAAAGACATACCTCCAGTCGATTTTCTACCATCCACATTCCCAGCAAGATCACAATCAGAATACCCCGAAAACAAATAATTTCCCTCGTCCTTTGTGTACACTAAACCTAAGTCGAAAGTTCCACTAACATACCGAATGATGCGTTTAATTGCGGCCAGATGCATCTCAGTTGGCCTTTCCATGAACCTACTTACCACCCCAACGGAATATGCTATATCAGGCCTCGTGAACACGAGATATCTAAGGCCTCCCACCATCGATTTAAACAGAGTAGAGTTACTGCTTTTTCCTTTTCGTCCTTGTTTAGTTCTCCAAAGGTTCCATGGGATATTTTACTGTGTTACAGCATGTCATCCCTGCCTTCTCCACCAGTTTCTTTGCATATGTTGTCTGCTTAAGCTCAGTATAACCATCTTTCTGACTCACCTCCATGCCCAGATAATAGTTCAAACGCCCCAAATCGCTCATATCAAGTACGTTGCTAATCTCTTTCTTGAACTTACTAATGTTTGAAGTATTTGTTCCAGTAATTAAAAGATCATCTACGTAGACAGCAACCACAAGAACTTCCCCTCCTTCTTTAAACAGTCCAGTAAATGTGTTCAAATAAGTAACTACTTCTACAAGAAGTAGCCTCCAAGTAACCTAAATTCAGAAAGAAACTAATtcctactttctaggactccaaagtctaaTAAGAGGTGGAGACTTTCCCATCAAGTCACCCAATTCTATCCTAATTCCtagactctcaacatctatataaagggtcttaccccATCAAACTTCAGGAGGACGTTTTTCTGGACAAGAGCTCCATACGTCACCACTATGAAACTATGTTTTGGAGCACAACATTAAGTATCGCGAATCCGTGAAGACATCCTACAAGCCACGATGCCATTACCTGGAACgacgttttagacttagtccttgaaggacatgaaagtcactacgtccttggtgagctcTCGTTGCCATAGTCCCGAGGGCATGCATCACAAAAAACTACGTTTTGccttgatccttggcatacaccaatgtacgtaggcatcttgtgaaggcagatctaagccacgaaacacaagcataaccattaaagctcgaagcttaTCAAATCCTAACATTAAATACCCGTAATAAATAAAAACATGTTTTTACCCATAACACacccaaaatatatatatatatatataaattctctaaaaaaataaaaaatatatatttcaaattttagaaaaattctaaaaacaaaattttgaaatttcatttattAAATATTCAAACAAAAAATTTGGAATTGAAATTTTGGATTTCAAATTCTAAAATCAGATTTGAAATGAAATCAATGTTTACAAAAGTTATCTTGGTGATTCTTGTTATCATCCAAACCTTTGGAAGGATTTGGAGACGAGGATGACAACTGAAACAATCATGATGAAACTTTTAGAAACAAAGATCACCAGAAACACATTCATGATAAGCATTTAGAAACTAAGACCGAGGTTACAGGAAATTGCGAGAACGAAAATGATGTGACAAGGGTGGAAACTGATAAAAATGTGACTTTGACAGAACACAACAACGTCAAAGATGAAGATGAAAATTATGAGCTTCTTAAGATGGTAAAGCAGGTAAAAGTGCAACAGATTGCTAATATCAAAGAATGCGAAGAAAATGAAGGGTTACTGAGTTTAGAGGAATTAAACAAGAAATGTGAGGATTTTTTAAGGAAGATGAAACATATTAGTGTCAGGATCCAGTAATTAGTCTTTTATTACTGTTCCAAGCTTATACGATTTCCACTCAATGTTAGCTCAAATGTAGCTGTTCAGAGTATTTGCTCTTTGACAAATTAGTgtttgttaaatatatgatcctatttGGGTCTTCCTCAAACTTCTTAAgattttagatgagctggttactcaacaggGTACTGCCGACGATCGCATTCTTTTGACATTCTTGTGCTTAGTTTTAGGACGAATCTCCTCTCTGTGTATTACGAAAGTTTATTTTCACCTCTGCATATTAACATTTTTACTAAACTTCACAGGTTCAATTGTCTCAAGTTGTGTGTGAGAGAATTATACTCATTGTTAAAAAAATGATCGATATAGTCAAAATGCCAAAACTTGGCAGATGCTAAGAGGAAGGTATCCCTGAAAAAAGAGCACAAATTATGAGTTTGGAGTGATTTACTAACGTAAAAGAACAAATGGAAGTTCAAATGATAATAATATTGCAACTCTGGTCTGTTTGCGTACGGGCTTATAAGTTACTTATAGCTTATAAGTCCGTAAGTACTTATCTCGGACTGTTTGTCGATCCAAAttataagtcgaatttacaacttataagctgataagttcaatgttagtaacgacgtactttttatcaacttattttgatttttcacctTTTTCATtgattttagtttttaaatatatgtttttaaatgttaagttaatttaaaagtcatgaattaagataataatatataaaaattatttattttagttcatttaagttaAAAAATATTCTGAAGTCACTTAttaattttaagtcataagttacttattttaagattttccaAACGGGCACGTATTATCACTACGAGTCTACGAGCAACCACAGTAAAACCATATATCCCCATATATCCCCTCTCTTTCAAATAGCGCAGCATCAAGATCAATTTTACTAGTGTTTGTTGCTGGTTTAGATCACAATTCTGCACCATCAACACCGCAGTCTAGCTCAATAATGGAGAGAATCTTTTGGTTCCAACTGGATAGGATACAACTTATAATTGAATACATCACATGTTAAAGGATCATATAGTAAATTGTGAGAATATTGGGGGTGGCTGGGAATCGAACCTTAGTCCTCCCGCCTAAGTTTTGATACCATGTTGaataaccagctcatctaaaaccttaaggtgttagaggaaggccccaataggatcatatagtTAACAAACGCTTCCATCACAATCAAAAGCAAAAAGAAGTACTATGATGCCTGGACATTTTTAGATTCGCTACCTGTATGTGTTCAGCCTCTGACTTGACAACAATATAGCGGTTGAATGAGTATGCTGAAATACCAAATCTCTCGAAGATGTCATCACCATATCTTTCAACAAATTTTCCTTGTGGTCCAATAATCAAAAGCTTAGGATTTGGTCCCGGCCCCCTACTATCCATAGCATAATTGAAAACCCGCTGCAACTTCTTTCAAACTCGGTCTTTACAAGGGAGTGCCAACCAAGGCATTGTTTTGAAAGTTTCCCAGTATGATTCCTCACTTTCATGCTCAAACGAAAGAAATTTATCATGAATGTGAACAAGCACgatttcaaaaaaaaatcttTAGCCAAAATTTCATAGGCTTTCCGAATTCTTGTAATAAAGTAGTGATCACAAACTTCAAAGAAATACAAGCCTACGACCTTATCTTCAAAATTATGAAGAAATACACTTGCACAAGCGCAATTCCCCAATGTAGAAAGATTGGTAATTCCCCAATGTCGTAGTTTTCATCAAGATACCAAAATGCAGGTAAATATAAAAGAATGTTCTCCTGACAACCCATCCATCATGATCAAAAGCAAAGACCAAAGAGTCCAAACACGTCGGCAAAAATATCACCTACAATCGCGCTTGCATTGCATCCCACACTACCAAGAACATGTTGGAGTTGGACATATAACTTAGAGCCATCTTACCTCACAATGACATCACAGTATCTAATTTATTCTAAAAGGAGTTAGTTAGAAATTGTAACAAacttttttctttcttcttttttgtATAAAACAGACAGTCCTTGCTAGCTTAGAAGTTAAGTAACTTGTATGAACATTCAGCTGTATATACAACTTTGAGCTCCTCTCATCTTCTTTGATATATCAATAGCTTGGTTCCAGATTTACTGTTTTCACATGGTATCAGAGCACATTGGATCCATTTCAATGGGATGATTGAATTGCAGAGATTGGAGATCGTTCTCGATGGACGATCAGTTCATTTTCCTCGATAATTTTTGGTTTGTTTCTTGATATACACTATTTTCTGATTATTTTTCTGATTTCAGCATCAATTTCTTGATCTTCATGATCTCTCTCGATCTTTTGTAGTTTACAAATTCTCGTCTCTATTTCATCCTGTGTATCATAGATACTCTTGTTTGAGATCTTAACTAATCTGCAATTCAGAATCTCTCTAATTGTTTGTTGATCAACAACTGTTTGATCAAATTCCGCAAAGTAAACTGTTTGATTCTCGTTTCTCGTACATCAACTGATTATACTTTGTTCTCGTTGTGATATGTTGTTGATTAATTCTTTCACACTGTTATTCTCTGTTCTTGTAAAACACTCATGGCTGAATCCTCAAATGCTGAACAAGCTTCTCTCAATAACTCTCAAGATAATCCGTATTATCTGCAATCATCTGATTCTCCTGGTATGAAATTAGTCAGTGATCCATTTGATGGAACTGGCTTTGGAAATTGGAAAAGATCTATGTATATAGCATTATCTGCCAGAAATAAATTAGGCTTTGTTGATGGTTCGATAACAAAACCTTCAAGTAACTCTCAGTTGCTCAAAAGTTGGTCTCGATGTAAGGATATGGTTATTTCCTGGATTTTGGGAGCTTTGTCTAAATCCATAGGTCGTAGTGTGATCTATTCTACCTCTGCTCATGAAATGTGGAGTGAGTTAGAGGAAAGATATGGAGTATCGAATGGAGCACAATTGTTTAGTCCGCATAAGGAAATAGCTGAGATCTCACAAGGAAATTGCAACGTTGCTGAATATTTCACCAAAATCAAGATATTATAGGATGATGTTGATTCTCTGTGTCCAATTTCGGTGTGTAATTGTGGCTGCACTTGTGGTGCATCTCTAAAATTGTCAAAATTTCAACAAGATCAACGTATGATCCAGTTTCTGATGGGATTGAATGATTCTTTTACTGTCATAAGGGGCTCAATTCTGATGAAATCACCTCTGCCTTCACTTAGACAGGTTTATAGTCTATTATTACAGGAAGAAACTCAGAGAGAGATTCATGTCAATACTCATTTCTAGGCTGATTCTACTTCTCTAGTTGTCAACTCATACAGACTAGGACAATATACAGGTTATAACAGGAAGACCGCTGATGCTAAAAAGGCACATTGTAACTATTGTAAGAAGCCTGGCCACACAATTGATAAATGCTTCAAATTACATGAATTTCCACCAGACGTTAAATTCAATAGGAATTTTCCTAATCAGAAGAAGGTGGCTGCTCAAGTTGAAATTTCGGATTCATCATCAGTTGCATCATCAGTTGGGACTGCTAATTCTGGCACCAACACTGGATCTTCTCATGCTCATACAGGGAATAATTCTGCACTACCTCATAACATATCACTGACATCTACTCACAGCTCCTGAATCTACTCAAAGCAGCTCAGCAGTCAGATTCTAATGTCAGTTCTGCAAATTTTGCAGGTAACATATATGTCCTACCTTCATTTGCTTGTTTGTCTGATTCTCAACATGTGAACTGGATACTGGACAGTGGATCCAGTGATCACATGTGTTCGCAAAAGCATTTATTCATCACTCTAACCCTATTATCAAATCCTATTCATATTTCTTTACCTAATGGAGATTTGATCACTATCTCGTATTCTGGAACAGTACCTTTGATACATGACATCATATTGCATGATGTATTATATGTACCTCACTTCAAATACAACTTATTATCCATCAGTAAATTGACAAGTCATTTGAATTGTACTATCCAATTCACTTCTGATTCATGTTTTCTACAGGGCCCTTCTCTGAGGAAGCCACTGGAAATTGGTAATTCCCAGATAGGCctctatctgttgatttcgacTGGAAAACCTTGTTCTTCTCTACCTGCTTTTTCCAGTTATTTCAGTTGTAATAGAACTAGTGATTCAGCTTTACTTTGGCACACTAGATTGGGGCATTTACCTTTGTGTCAAAACTCAGCTCCTTCTGTAATATAGACAAACAAAGTGCTGATGTAATTTTTAAATGTGGCATTTGTGCTAAAGCTCGTCAATGTAAA is a genomic window containing:
- the LOC141711237 gene encoding secreted RxLR effector protein 161-like, with the protein product MVGGLRYLVFTRPDIAYSVGVVSRFMERPTEMHLAAIKRIIRYVSGTFDLGLVYTKDEGNYLFSGYSDCDLAGNVDGRKSTGGMSFYLKENLITWVSQKQKCVALSSCESEFMAATTAACQGIWLYNLLRKITDIKPGSVVLYIDNKSAIDLAKNPVFHERSKHIDIRYHFTRECVERGDIILRHVNTNEQCADVLTKALSRAKFEGMRELLGVKKLQLV